One sulfur-oxidizing endosymbiont of Gigantopelta aegis genomic region harbors:
- a CDS encoding DNA-binding response regulator, whose product MQFKDKLTVLVVDDSPESLSMINMALDDAGIAVLVALNGQQAINVLEHVTPDIVLLDAVMPVMDGFQCAREVRKKLPLTPIIFMTGLSEVEHIVKAFDAGANDYIVKPIRPEEMLVRIRQHSNNTRKLLEAQKTLDAMRQHVFCINKSGRLIWATPEAQVLLNQYSEQQGQADINIEERLSRWLSSGAQDGHDLVLPLQNSLMLTVYYFKQTEEDEYLLKIQSPDVAVDPSVLEESLKITYREAEVLLWLAHGKTNREIAEILKMSPRTVNKHLEQMYPKIGANNRTTAASIAIQKILGGRIGMPGK is encoded by the coding sequence ATGCAGTTTAAGGACAAGCTCACGGTATTAGTAGTTGATGACTCACCCGAATCATTAAGCATGATCAATATGGCATTGGATGATGCAGGCATCGCTGTTTTAGTTGCCTTAAATGGTCAACAGGCCATCAACGTCTTAGAGCATGTGACACCGGACATCGTCTTATTAGATGCCGTCATGCCAGTCATGGATGGCTTTCAATGTGCCCGTGAAGTACGTAAGAAACTACCTCTGACACCGATTATTTTTATGACCGGACTCAGTGAAGTGGAACACATTGTTAAAGCTTTTGACGCTGGGGCAAATGACTATATCGTTAAACCCATTCGCCCGGAAGAAATGTTGGTTCGGATCCGCCAACATAGCAATAACACCCGAAAATTACTCGAAGCACAAAAAACCCTTGATGCAATGCGCCAACATGTCTTTTGCATTAATAAAAGCGGTCGGCTGATATGGGCAACACCGGAAGCTCAGGTGTTGTTGAATCAATATTCAGAGCAGCAGGGACAAGCTGATATTAATATAGAAGAACGCCTTAGCCGCTGGCTATCCTCCGGTGCTCAGGATGGACATGATCTGGTATTACCCTTGCAGAATAGCCTGATGTTAACGGTTTATTATTTTAAACAAACCGAAGAAGATGAATATTTATTAAAAATCCAATCACCGGATGTCGCTGTCGATCCCTCCGTATTGGAAGAAAGTCTTAAAATCACCTATCGAGAAGCCGAAGTCTTACTCTGGCTGGCACATGGTAAAACCAATCGGGAAATTGCTGAAATTCTCAAAATGAGCCCCCGAACCGTGAACAAACATCTGGAGCAAATGTACCCTAAAATTGGTGCTAACAATCGTACCACAGCGGCATCCATTGCCATTCAGAAGATTTTAGGGGGACGAATTGGTATGCCCGGAAAATAA
- the ureG gene encoding urease accessory protein UreG: MSDQILRVGVGGPVGSGKTALLQALCSNMKDQYNIAVVTNDIYTREDAEFLIRNGALEEERILGVETGGCPHTAIREDASMNLTAVSDLQARFEGLDMVFIESGGDNLSATFSPELSDLTIYVIDVAAGDKIPRKGGPGITKSDLLVINKIDLAPYVGASLEVMERDAKKMRGERPFIFAKMKKEVGLQAIIKFIVEHGML; the protein is encoded by the coding sequence ATGTCTGATCAGATTTTAAGAGTCGGTGTCGGTGGCCCAGTCGGCTCAGGTAAAACAGCACTCTTGCAAGCACTATGTAGCAATATGAAGGATCAATATAATATTGCTGTGGTAACAAATGATATTTATACCCGTGAAGATGCGGAGTTTCTTATTCGCAATGGCGCACTTGAAGAAGAACGTATTTTGGGTGTAGAAACGGGCGGTTGTCCTCATACTGCCATCCGCGAAGATGCTTCGATGAACCTAACGGCAGTGAGTGATTTGCAAGCACGTTTTGAAGGCCTGGATATGGTTTTTATTGAAAGTGGTGGAGACAATTTAAGTGCTACCTTTAGCCCGGAGCTTTCTGATTTAACGATTTATGTTATTGATGTGGCTGCGGGTGATAAGATTCCCAGAAAAGGTGGCCCAGGTATTACTAAGTCAGACTTACTGGTGATTAATAAAATTGATCTCGCGCCTTATGTGGGTGCTTCACTTGAAGTGATGGAACGTGATGCAAAAAAAATGCGTGGTGAACGTCCTTTCATTTTTGCCAAGATGAAAAAAGAAGTCGGACTGCAAGCGATTATTAAATTTATTGTTGAACATGGTATGTTATAA
- a CDS encoding urease accessory protein UreF, which produces MPISLTMSEQEAVDPYALVRLWQLISPSLPIGAYAYSQGLETAIEKAWVSNEAEANKWIQGILSDSLATLDAPVLVRLYQAWQAQDFQKLEQWNQFLLASRESSELYLEDQQMGRALWRLLNDILPTSNAEQANIEQYRTLIGQLETPTYALVFSLACVVWRIPLPEAIRGFLWSWCENQVAASIKLIPLGQTAGQRILSGLIAKINDSVVNAMSLCDEEIGTLAPGFSIACAQHEVQYSRLFRS; this is translated from the coding sequence ATGCCAATATCATTAACAATGTCAGAACAGGAAGCCGTTGATCCTTATGCTCTGGTACGTCTTTGGCAACTTATTAGCCCCTCATTGCCAATTGGTGCTTATGCTTATTCTCAGGGTTTAGAGACCGCTATTGAAAAAGCTTGGGTTAGTAATGAAGCAGAAGCAAATAAATGGATTCAGGGTATTTTAAGTGACTCGCTTGCGACCTTGGATGCACCGGTATTAGTTCGACTGTATCAGGCGTGGCAGGCACAAGATTTTCAGAAGCTGGAACAATGGAATCAATTTTTACTGGCCAGTCGTGAGTCTAGTGAGTTATATCTTGAAGACCAGCAAATGGGACGGGCATTGTGGCGTTTACTCAATGATATATTGCCTACCTCTAATGCTGAGCAAGCGAATATTGAACAATATCGAACGCTTATCGGGCAGCTTGAAACACCGACCTATGCGCTGGTTTTTTCTCTGGCCTGTGTTGTTTGGCGTATTCCATTACCAGAAGCTATTCGTGGTTTTCTTTGGTCATGGTGTGAAAATCAGGTGGCCGCCAGCATCAAACTTATTCCGTTAGGACAAACTGCCGGGCAACGAATTCTCAGTGGGTTGATAGCAAAAATTAATGATAGTGTCGTAAATGCAATGTCACTTTGTGATGAAGAAATTGGTACGTTAGCACCGGGTTTTAGTATTGCTTGTGCACAACATGAAGTGCAATATTCACGCTTATTTCGTTCTTGA
- the ureE gene encoding urease accessory protein UreE translates to MLKITEKLAEPKAATANLKLPFELRQKSRLKVTLDDGRQAGLFLQRGEVLRGGDCLQAEDGSIIQIQADNETVSLVQCDNALLLARACYHLGNRHVPLQISSNSLSYLHDHVLDDMLKQLGLNVSTAQAPFEPESGAYGGHSHSHSHD, encoded by the coding sequence ATGTTAAAGATCACCGAAAAATTAGCAGAACCCAAAGCTGCCACGGCAAATCTTAAATTGCCCTTTGAATTGCGCCAAAAAAGTCGCTTGAAAGTGACTTTGGATGATGGTCGTCAGGCGGGACTATTTCTTCAACGCGGAGAGGTGTTACGCGGAGGGGATTGCCTTCAGGCTGAAGATGGCTCAATTATCCAAATTCAGGCAGACAATGAAACTGTGTCACTGGTGCAATGTGACAATGCCTTGCTGCTGGCAAGAGCCTGTTATCATTTGGGTAATCGTCATGTCCCCTTGCAAATATCCAGTAACTCATTATCGTATCTGCATGACCATGTGCTTGATGACATGCTCAAACAATTAGGCCTGAATGTGAGCACAGCTCAAGCTCCTTTTGAGCCTGAAAGTGGTGCTTATGGTGGCCATTCTCACAGCCACTCACATGACTAA
- the ureC gene encoding urease subunit alpha → MSKISKRAYAEMYGPTTGDRVRLGDTELLLEVEADHTIYGDEVKFGGGKVIRDGMGQSQSCGADVVDVVITNALIVDHWGIVKADIGIKNGRIAGIGKAGNPDIQPSVTIIVGPGTEVIAGEGQIITAGGIDSHIHFICPQQIEEALMSGVTTMFGGGTGPATGTNATTCTPGVWNLHRMLEAADQFPMNLGFMGKGNASQKEPLREQVAAGAMGLKLHEDWGTTPASIDTCLSVADEMDIQVAIHTDTLNESGFVEDTLAAFKHRAIHTYHTEGAGGGHAPDIIKLCGEANILPSSTNPTRPFTVNTIDEHLDMLMVCHHLDASIAEDVAFAESRIRRETIAAEDILHDLGAFSMIASDSQAMGRVGEVITRTWQTAHKMKVQFGPLEGDSERNDNQRIKRYIAKYTINPAITHGIAHEVGSIEVGKLADLVLWKPAFFGAKPALIIKGGFIAAAPMGDPNASIPTPQPVHYRPMFGAYGATRESTSVTFVSQAAMDNNIASAIGLKKRLVAVKNTREISKADLIHNNYLPNIEVDAQTYEVRADGRLLVCEAATELPLAQRYFLF, encoded by the coding sequence ATGAGTAAAATTTCCAAAAGAGCCTATGCTGAAATGTATGGCCCCACAACCGGTGATCGGGTTCGTCTGGGGGATACGGAACTGCTATTAGAAGTCGAGGCCGATCACACCATTTATGGCGATGAAGTCAAATTTGGTGGTGGTAAAGTCATTCGAGATGGCATGGGGCAAAGTCAGTCCTGTGGTGCAGATGTTGTGGATGTCGTGATTACCAATGCCCTGATTGTGGATCATTGGGGCATCGTTAAAGCCGATATTGGGATTAAAAATGGTCGCATTGCAGGCATAGGCAAGGCAGGTAATCCGGATATTCAACCGAGTGTTACTATCATTGTGGGCCCTGGAACAGAAGTCATTGCCGGTGAAGGTCAAATAATTACCGCAGGTGGTATTGATTCGCATATTCATTTCATCTGTCCGCAACAAATAGAAGAAGCACTCATGTCAGGAGTTACCACCATGTTTGGTGGCGGCACCGGCCCTGCCACAGGGACTAATGCCACGACTTGCACCCCGGGTGTCTGGAATCTACATCGTATGTTGGAGGCTGCGGATCAATTTCCCATGAACCTTGGCTTTATGGGCAAGGGCAATGCCAGTCAGAAAGAGCCCTTGCGCGAACAAGTGGCTGCAGGGGCAATGGGTTTAAAACTTCATGAAGACTGGGGTACAACGCCGGCCTCTATTGATACCTGCTTGTCCGTTGCTGATGAAATGGATATCCAAGTGGCGATTCATACCGATACCCTCAATGAATCCGGTTTTGTGGAAGATACCTTAGCTGCTTTTAAACATCGAGCCATTCATACCTATCATACCGAGGGGGCAGGTGGTGGACATGCGCCGGATATTATCAAGCTTTGTGGTGAAGCCAATATCTTGCCTTCCAGCACTAATCCAACCCGACCCTTTACCGTCAATACCATTGATGAACACCTTGATATGCTCATGGTGTGTCATCATCTGGATGCCAGTATTGCCGAAGATGTCGCCTTTGCGGAATCTCGAATTCGCAGAGAAACGATTGCTGCCGAAGATATTCTTCATGATTTAGGGGCGTTCAGCATGATAGCTTCTGACTCTCAGGCAATGGGTCGAGTGGGTGAGGTGATTACCCGTACTTGGCAAACAGCCCATAAAATGAAAGTTCAGTTTGGCCCTCTGGAAGGTGATTCTGAACGTAATGATAATCAGCGCATCAAGCGTTATATTGCCAAGTACACCATCAATCCTGCGATTACTCATGGTATTGCACATGAAGTGGGTAGTATCGAAGTTGGCAAACTAGCGGATTTAGTGTTATGGAAACCGGCTTTTTTTGGCGCCAAACCGGCTTTGATTATTAAGGGTGGATTCATTGCCGCAGCACCTATGGGAGACCCCAATGCGTCGATCCCCACACCGCAACCAGTTCATTATCGCCCGATGTTTGGTGCTTATGGAGCGACCCGTGAAAGTACCAGTGTCACTTTTGTTTCTCAGGCGGCAATGGATAATAATATTGCTTCAGCCATCGGACTGAAAAAGCGTCTGGTGGCGGTAAAAAATACCCGTGAAATCAGCAAGGCAGATTTAATTCATAATAATTATCTGCCCAATATTGAAGTGGATGCACAAACCTATGAAGTGCGTGCTGATGGTCGCTTATTAGTTTGTGAAGCGGCCACTGAATTACCGCTAGCACAACGTTACTTTTTATTTTAA
- a CDS encoding urease subunit beta yields MIPGEYFIDEGDIELNVGMKTLSVTVANTGDRPIQVGSHYHFYETNPALSFAREASKGFRLNIAAGTAIRFEPGQEREVELVEYSGLRKIYGFNGLVMGQLEKQA; encoded by the coding sequence ATGATACCCGGTGAATATTTTATTGATGAAGGTGACATTGAACTCAATGTCGGCATGAAAACCCTATCCGTGACCGTGGCCAATACCGGTGATCGACCGATTCAAGTGGGCTCGCATTATCACTTTTATGAAACTAATCCCGCACTGTCTTTTGCTCGTGAAGCCAGTAAAGGTTTTCGTCTTAATATTGCCGCAGGTACTGCAATTCGTTTTGAGCCGGGTCAAGAACGTGAAGTTGAATTAGTAGAATACTCGGGCTTGAGAAAAATTTATGGCTTTAATGGTCTGGTGATGGGACAACTGGAGAAACAGGCATGA
- the ureA gene encoding urease subunit gamma yields MQLTPREKDKLLIFTAGLLAERRKERGLKLNHPEAVAYISAAIMEGARDGRSVAELMSYGTTLLSLDDVMDGIAEMIHDVQVEATFPDGTKLVTVHNPIT; encoded by the coding sequence ATGCAGCTTACCCCAAGAGAAAAAGATAAATTGCTGATTTTTACAGCAGGTCTGCTAGCAGAAAGGCGTAAGGAGCGAGGCTTAAAACTCAATCACCCTGAGGCGGTTGCCTATATTTCAGCGGCCATTATGGAAGGGGCTCGTGATGGTAGAAGCGTTGCTGAATTGATGTCTTATGGCACGACTTTATTATCGCTTGATGATGTAATGGACGGTATTGCAGAGATGATACATGATGTCCAAGTCGAAGCCACTTTCCCTGATGGTACTAAATTAGTAACCGTACATAATCCCATTACCTAA
- a CDS encoding IS1595 family transposase produces MSKNKIQFQEGYSLFELFNDYGTDKQCRQALFKWKFPDGFVCPECGNKTYCTLEHRHLYQCHHCHHQTSATCGTIFDSTKLPLSKWFLAIHLMTQLKTAVSALELKRQLKVSYNTAWSMKQKIMQVMKERDDSKPLSGIIQIDDAYWGGEHRGGSRGRGSENKTPFVAAVSTNEDGHPIAMNLNVLKGFKSSEIKRWAQTHLTPGSTVYSDGLNCFPAVKEADCKHVPIVTGGGAASVDKIEFIWVNTMIGNIKNSMKGSYHSINSKHLPRYLAEFCYRFNRRFNLKDMMPRFFMGNQEN; encoded by the coding sequence ATGTCAAAAAATAAAATTCAGTTTCAAGAAGGTTATAGTTTATTTGAGCTTTTTAATGATTATGGCACTGACAAACAGTGCCGACAAGCCTTATTTAAATGGAAATTTCCTGATGGATTTGTTTGCCCAGAGTGTGGCAATAAGACTTATTGCACTCTAGAACATCGCCATCTTTATCAGTGCCACCATTGTCATCATCAGACATCAGCAACCTGTGGGACAATATTTGATAGTACCAAACTGCCTTTATCTAAGTGGTTTTTAGCGATTCATCTTATGACTCAATTGAAGACAGCGGTTTCAGCATTAGAATTAAAGAGACAGCTTAAGGTAAGCTACAATACAGCCTGGAGTATGAAACAAAAGATCATGCAGGTTATGAAAGAACGTGATGACAGTAAACCTTTATCAGGCATCATTCAAATTGATGATGCCTACTGGGGTGGTGAGCACAGAGGCGGCTCCAGAGGTCGTGGTTCAGAAAATAAAACACCGTTCGTTGCAGCCGTTTCTACTAATGAAGATGGACACCCGATTGCAATGAATTTAAATGTGCTTAAAGGGTTTAAATCCAGTGAAATAAAACGATGGGCACAAACTCATTTAACACCTGGAAGTACTGTTTACTCAGATGGGTTAAATTGTTTTCCTGCGGTTAAAGAAGCTGACTGTAAGCATGTTCCAATCGTCACGGGTGGTGGTGCGGCAAGTGTTGATAAAATTGAGTTTATCTGGGTTAACACTATGATAGGTAATATTAAAAACTCTATGAAGGGAAGCTATCATTCCATTAACTCAAAACATTTACCTCGGTATCTTGCTGAATTTTGTTATCGGTTTAATAGACGCTTTAACTTAAAAGACATGATGCCAAGGTTTTTTATGGGTAATCAAGAAAATTAA